aatttaaataaaaatattaagaaaaaataataatatccaAAAGttcatttaattaataattttaaaattgacTCATATCCTATTTATTATTTGTTAATGTTTGCATCAGACATTTAAACTCTAGTcacttctaattttttttttaaatctagttgacattgacaaaaataaatattagaaacaaaattaattctaattaaTAAAAGATTTAGGAGTAGATTTGTATGTtatctctaattaattaaattatttatatgtataatatatttaccatattatgtttttttgttatttatgaaattaatttggattttgttttgattaattcaGGAAAGGGGGAATTAGTTTTCTGTAGTCCGACAGAGAATCCAGAATTATTCTACGGTGCTCTTGGTGGTTTAGGTCAGTTTGGTATTATTGTAAATGCAAGAATTCCCTTAGGTCGTCCTACACCGACAAGGGTACgtacatttttttatatatatccgTCTATGATTATTGAAGTTTAGAATCGATTTTATAAAGGTCAATTAACTTTATATTTGATATTCATAAAGTTATTTCCATCGATTTATGTAAAAAAACCCACTGAAATATCAACTAAGCGCCATATACGagatattttttacttttttaccaTAAAATAGTTCAATGTTATCTAATAAAAACTTTagctaaattttactttttttcctTAACATTATGTTGACAATTTTTTTTGGCATTTACTTTATATAGGTATAGTAAAATTAAAGAGATTTCATGtctaattttagttatttgaGAATATGGGTGCGAGTATTGGTTCAATTCGGTTACTAATCGAACTGAGGtttatatataactaatttGCATTTTCTTAATTTTGTTGAGAAAGTGATATACCCGATCGTAGAATTTCTTCAGTTTTTctattacagtaaaaccttcataaattaatactcgataaattaataacatatttaaaataataatttcttctagtCTCGATTTGGGCCAGATCACTAATTTTATACTCGAGAAATTaataacctctataaattaataaaatttcatggtaccaacattattaatttatagaggttttactgtatatgtaCTGTAAACTGATATTTATTGAATTAAATAATGGAAATTActgataaatattattttatatgacAATGTTATTGGACGATATTATTTTATATGacaatattattttatatgacAATATTATTTTGTACGATGGCAATTGATACTTTTTAGAAGGTGGAATGTTATTGGACAATGGTACCCCTAATACTTGGAGAACTTTCTTCTTCCCATCCTCTGATATTCctaaaattaatgcccttaccAAGCAATTTGGTGTTCTCTACAGTATTGAATATGTTTCTTATTATGATGGCTTTGGTAAGAAGACAATGGACAGGGTGAGTCGCTTATACGACGTCGTTTTATTGTTTTCGGTTTCAAAAAAAGGAAATAAGAATGTCGTAAATCTTAATTTCTTAACTAGAATGATTAATTTTGGTCTTATTTATAGTCTTTTTGTTTGGAAACTGGTCGCGGAAAATACCACTTGAATGACGTGTCATAATTTGGCGAAAATTCGAAGATATGAAGTTCACGTGGTGTTTTCGGTACATGCAATTCTTGGTTTCTAGGTAAAACCAAAATTACTGCCCTTACCAAGCAATTTGGTGTTCTCTACAGTATTGAATATGTTTCTTATTATGATGGCTTTGGTAAGAAGACAATGGACAGGGTGAGTCGCTTATACGACGTCGTTTTATTGTTTTCGGTTTCAAAAAAAGGAAATAAGAATGTCGTAAATCTTAATTTCTTAACTAGAATGATTAATTTTGGTCTTATTTATAGTCTTTTTGTTTGGAAACTAGTCGCGGAAAATACCACTTGAATGACGTGTCATAATTTGGCGAAAATTCGAAGATATGAAGTTCACGTGGTGTTTTCGGTACATGCAATTCTTGGTTTCTAGGTAAAACCAAAATTACTGCCCTTACCAAGCAATTTGGTGTTCTCTACAGTATTGAATATGTTTCTTATTATGATGGCTTTGGTAAGAAGACAATGGACAGGGTGAGTCGCTTATACGACGTCGTTTTATTGTTTTCGGTTTCAAAAAAAGGAAATAAGAATGTCGTAAATCTTAATTTCTTAACTAGAATGATTAATTTTGGTCTTATTTATAGTCTTTTTGTTTGGAAACTGGTCGCGGAAAATACCACTTGAATGACGTGTCATAATTTGGCGAAAATTCGAAGATATGAAGTTCACGTGGTGTTTTCGGTACATGCAATTCTTGGTTTCTAGGTAAAACCAAAATTACTGCCCTTACCAAGCAATTTGGTGTTCTCTACAGTATTGAATATGTTTCTTATTATGATGGCTTTGGTAAGAAGACAATGGACAGGGTGAGTCGCTTATACGACGTCGTTTTATTGTTTTCGGTTTCAAAAAAAGGAAATAAGAATGTCGTAAATCTTAATTTCTTAACTAGAATGATTAATTTTGGTCTTATTTATAGTCTTTTTGTTTGGAAACTAGTCGCGGAAAATACCACTTGAATGACGTGTCATAATTTGGCGAAAATTCGAAGATATGAAGTTCACGTGGTGTTTTCGGTACATGCAATTCTTGGTTTCTAGGTAAAACCAAAATTAGACGAGGATTACTTTCTCGTTAAGAATTTAAGATTTATAATGTCCTATTTCTGATAATTAATAGGGTTAATTACTGGCTACGACattgttttatttcaaaaatgttacaaattttaaaattttaacgaGAATGATTAATTTTGatttcattaatggtctttTTACTCAGAAACTAGTAAATACATTCGTGTAAAATACCATTTGGATGacatatcataaaaaaaaattcttaacgAGATTGGTTAATTTTGGTTTTCTTCATAGTCGTTTTGTTCAGAAATGAACAAACAGGTTCACAGAAAATACCACTTGAATGACGTGTCATAATTTTGCAAAAATTCGAAGATATGACGTCCATGTGGTATTTTCCGAAAATGCATTTTTTGGTTTCTAGATCAAAGAATTATATAGGTGAAACGAAAATTAGACGACGATTACTTTCTCGTTAAGAATTCAAgatttataatataaattaataggGTTAGTCACTCATACGACATTGTTTTGtttaaaaattgaaacaaaaatgttacgaattttaaaattttaacgaAAATGATTAATTTTGGTTTTATTAATGTTCTTTTTATCCGGAAACCAGTAAATAAATTCGCATAAAATATCACTTGGATGACATGTCATCAAAAAATTTCCGTTTAGCGGAAAATCGATGATATAACATCCACGTGGTATCAATGAATTTGTTAGTTTCTAGACTAAAGTAACTCTTATAAGTGAAACCACAATTAGACGGTAATGACTTTCTCGTGAAGAAATTTAGGATTTATAACATTTTTGTTCCGTTTGTGGCAATTGAAAGATCCTAATTTTATGGCGTTGTTTTTGTTCGTGCAGAAAATGAAGCAGTTATTCCGGACACTTAACGCCAACCCGGAATATAGTTACGAAAAGGACGCGACTTATAAAGATTTCTTATTGAGAGTTGAAGCTACGGAGCCGAATTCTCAAGCTCATCCATGGTTGAATATGTTCATACCAAAATCAGGAATCTCGGATTTCGAATCTGGTGTTGTAAGGGATATTCTTCTTAAAAGAAATATCACTCTCGGACCTATTATTTTCTACCCtatgaaaaaagaaaagtaaGAATCATAccttataaatatatttatattttatatccCGTGAATTGGTATATATCCCTCTTTCAATTAGTTCGTTATATTTACCGTAAAAATATGGCAGAATTTCTCATATTAATTGCCAATATATGTTTTTAAATTCATAATTAGCCGGATAAGGTATTAAAATATATCTATGGTTTTTGAGGAAGTATCTATTTAGGCTACACGTATgaaatagtaccaatataggcttaacgtttaaaaaatggtacaaatttaggcttcgataacggaacgagacacgtcGTTGATATTACTTCATTAAGTtatgtcaattgtacgtggagttaaaaatcagaacttaatggagtaataggaatgacgtaTCAATCtgttatcgagacctaaattgatacagtttttaaacattaagcctatatttgtgctattttgtatgtagagcctaaattgatatttatccaaaaatcatatacctattttgataccttaacCTTTAATTTAAAGGTGAAAATTCTATAATGAAAAATTCAGTGGTTACACTTTTTGTTAATGGTATATCTGTGGTATTTTTTATAACAAGGTCCtgagttttttttctttgttaaaAACGATGAATTTTtagtttgaaattataaaaaataactGTTAAcgattcaagaattaaagttggtttagtaccacatttactacagaactaaatttattattttctaaaatcattaGTTTCGGagttttctcactctaaacattcgCTTCTACTCTCCTCACCCAACAACAACCaaataacttcaaaattaaaaagttgaataattaaagttgcttaaaatataatcaaCTTTTCAATTTCAAGATTGTAATAGTGTCGACTTAAAAAATTATGAACTGAGGTcggaaaaaaaaatcacagaCACAAAAAGTGTAACCATAAgcatgtttttttttggaatttaatgttgaaataataaacttataattaatagccTTTAATTTGGTTCATTGTATTATCCAAGAATCATGTCTGTATTTGTTAAAAATTGTATTGTTTCAGGGTCATCTGTATTTACAGTGAGTTGTACTGTTTACCAATAGTTATGTCGGTAATGTATAAATACCTATGAATAGAAATAGTAAGACAACAGaattttcttccagcaattatactcttcctctttctctttctctgtacgtgtgaaagtttatttatttgctgAGATAGTAACAAATAAGTTAATATTGCAGATGGGATGACAGAATGTCGGCAGTGGTACCTGAAGAAGATATTTTTTACACTTTGGGGCTTTTATATGAAACTGGACCTCACAGTTTACAAGAATATGAGGATCAAAATGCAGCAATTCTGAAGTTTTTTGAAGGAGCTGGAATTAATATTAAGCTGTTTCTGGGAAATCAACCAAATAAAGAAGGTTGGATCAAACATTTTGGTCCAAAATGGGGAACTTTTCAACAGAGAAAATCTCAGTTTGATCCTAAAAATATTCTCTCACCTGGACAAAGAATTTTTAATTGATTCATACATTGTTTTGTTTAATATTACAtgcaaataaataaaagaattctaCATTTTTAATTCTTTCCTTTCAGTAAATTGCAATCACAGTTTagggattgcttccggtatttaggatctattatccaaacggatggagaagtagatggagatgttgctcataggattaaagctggttggtcgaagtggaagagtgctacgggtttcctttgtgatcccggcatgcctaatagattgaagggaaaattctaccggacggcaattagaccagcattgttatatggtacggagtgttgggcagtgaaacactgccacatccataagatgtcggtggcggagatgcgtatgttgagatggatgtgtggtcacacgagaaaggaccgggtgcgtaatgaaataattaggacaaaagtaggggtcacatctattgagaataaaatgagagaaaaccgactaaggtggtttggccatgtgagacgtagagcgcttgatgcgccggttaggagaaccgaagagtggcaaagggatgtagtggtgaggggaaggggaagacctaagcaaacttggaggagggtgatcgagagtgatatgagtttattgggaattgaggaaaatatggtagtggataggacggagtggagggagcgaatctgtgtcgctgacacgacttgattttcacggttttatatgatggttcatgttagccgaccccgaatcatttcgggactaaggctttgttgttgttgttgttgtatgttGTATGGAAACGAAACG
The DNA window shown above is from Euphorbia lathyris chromosome 1, ddEupLath1.1, whole genome shotgun sequence and carries:
- the LOC136214823 gene encoding cytokinin dehydrogenase 3-like, with product MSSSSCKFLTLFLFHLLLSNIRISQSLPCPLPPAIQSIYTENPAAVAAAAVDFGNVVHDRPIGVFVPRTVEDIIALVKTSYECYQPFTIGVNGHALNGVVIDMKQMRINGAIKVGVSDTAVTADVGGDTLWLDVMNYVLGLGYSPYSWTDYLNLTVGGTLSNAGISGQTFKHGPQISNVQELDIVTGKGELVFCSPTENPELFYGALGGLGQFGIIVNARIPLGRPTPTRKMKQLFRTLNANPEYSYEKDATYKDFLLRVEATEPNSQAHPWLNMFIPKSGISDFESGVVRDILLKRNITLGPIIFYPMKKEKWDDRMSAVVPEEDIFYTLGLLYETGPHSLQEYEDQNAAILKFFEGAGINIKLFLGNQPNKEGWIKHFGPKWGTFQQRKSQFDPKNILSPGQRIFN